From the Pyrenophora tritici-repentis strain M4 chromosome 5, whole genome shotgun sequence genome, the window TTTTGCCTTGGAAACAACATCATTTTATATCGCCTCCCATCCTATACCtctcacaagctctagcCTTGCGATGTTGCCGTGTTTGCTCCTCTTAAGACAGCCTATCGCGATGAGGTTGAGCGCCTAGAGTAAGGCGGTGTTAATGCGATAGGTAAAGAGCATTTCACCTCACTTTATAGCCGTGCTAGAAGCAAGGCCTTCACGCAGAGGAACATCAGATCTGGGTTCTCTGCGTATAGATTGTTTCCGTTCAACCCGGACAGAGTGCTTCGAAGCATGCCGAAGCCTCCTCCAGAACTGACTCTTATCGACACGAACGAGGCAGAGGTCGAGTCAAACTCTCAAGACACTGTTCAATCACCTCTAACACCTATGACACCAGTAACAACGCAGGGGATAGCATCGCTACAGAATATCATAATTAAGCAAGCCACCTAATGTCTTGAACAGACGACCGTAGCTAGTCTCGAAAAGAATATCCAGAAGATGTCTAAAGCTGCTCATTTGGCATTCTCTAAGGGTATCCTTCAGCGGGACCAGATCCAGTTCCTGATGAAGATCAACGACGAGTCCAAGGTTCGACGATCAGCCAAAGAACATATGCTTGGAAGGAGGGTGGAAAAGGGTGAGGGAGCGGTTATAGGTTGGAACGAACTGGAAGTAGCGCGAGCGAAGCGTGCTGAGCAGGCGGCGGCCACCGCAGCTAGATCTACCAGGAAACGTAGAAGAAAGCGTAAGGGTACAGCTGGAGGAGAGCCTCAGGCTAAGGTGGCGAGACAGAGTGATAGACAGAGTGAAGTCCAGGTTGAAAGTCAGGTTGCGTCATCATGGAGAGCTCCCGAGGCGCCCATGCTGCATAATAGGAGAGTTTGACGCGGGTTTTGTGTTTAATAGAATCGATTCTAGCTGATAAATACAGCTTATTTGCCATAGCTATGAGCAACCATGAACTTCGATGCTAGGACGACTGACCTTAAAGAGCTCAGCGAAATCGGGTTGCCCTCCTGTGCAGTTGCAGCCCAGTTTGCGCCACACGGGAGGCGGCGACGAGGTCCCCTAACGAGCTAATCAAGCATAGCGTTGGTCCGTTGGCCTGCAAGTGCACATGCGCCGAGTCGCATATATAGCTACTGAATGAAATTAACCTATGTCCTATCAATCCTTACTCTACACCCCAAACGCCAAGTACATCTTTTCCAGTGCCTTCTTGCTGTATATCCCTCCTCTTCTGAAGAGTTTTTACCCTTCGGACCGATAGACCAACGCCTAGTGGACCGATAATAGTACATAGAACAATGGCCCATGTTACCACCAGGAAAATATCCGATGAGTCTGGTGAAGCGTCATTTGCCGAAAGAAATATTCCGTTAGACTCGGCCACACCAGAAATTAGAAAACCTATCTCTCCTCGAGCGCACATCGCAAGTGCAAGAATAAGCGGAGGGTGAAGAGAAAAAGGTTTTGGCGGGTTAGGACAACTACGCGTTTCGTGATTCGACGTATTCGAAGAGGACATCTCTGTCGAGTTGCCCGGGCGTGTTTGAGCTGGTCCCGGACTGCTATGGCCCCAAAAATGTGGAATAGAAGGCAGCTTCAAACTCTTCATCACACGGTTGAGCTTACCGTTGCCGGAGCCGATTGAAAATCTGACGAGCCAGAGCCCGCAAACAAGTTTTGCAAGGACCATTAGCATAGTGTATACTATGCCTTTCCATACAATAGCTCCTCTGAACATGCGGGTAATCGGGATAGAGAAGCCAACAGATGCAAAGAACAGCGGTTGTAAGATCTTTGCGACAGCGTGGTGATAGTATCGTTGGTAGATGGCGCGTCCAGACGTGTCTTGGTCCTCATTGGATGTCCTCGAAGCATCGCTGGCTTCTACTGTAGTTTCAGTGCTAGATGTAGCACGCCTGTTTTGCATGTCGCCGGAGCCAGACGGTTTATTTGACGAAATCTCGGAAGTTCCAGCAGGCGGGGTTTTCTTCTTGCGATGTACGACTGGCCCACTGGAGATGGTCCTGTCAATGTTGGGATGGGGCAGTTCGGAATCCCACCAACTAATGGTAGCTCCAGCGATGTAGGCAGCGAAGAGATTCGACGTCCCAGCGTATGTCGCACCGGCGACTAGGCCAACTAAGAGTGCAGTGTGGAGTACGAAAGCTGTTTGAGCTTTACACAAAAAGTTATCGAACCAAGCCATAGGATGAGCTTCTCGATAGCGATTAAGAAGTAATGTAGTCGGCTTTAGAGCGAGGAGACATAACACAGGTACAAAAATAGCAAATGCAATAGAGACAAGAATTGGTCGTCCAATGACAACCCAATTGAAACTTTCGCCTCCAAGGTTGGAGATTACCTGGACCATGACCAGTCCCACGACGTCGTCCATCATGGCTGCACTTGTTAAGACAACACCTAGTCGGGAGGATGATAGACCACTCGATCCAAGTACCGTGAAGGTAGTACCAAGACTCGTTGAGCATAGCGCAGCTCCTGCAGCAAATGCCTGCACTGGCGTGGCATTGAGTAACCCTTGGAGAGTGTATGAAAGCCCCACAGGAATAGCGATTCCTGTAAAGGCGACACCAGAAGAGAGGAGCAGATTGGCTCGCAGAGATTGGAATGAAGTGTGTAagccagactccgcaacaatcaatcgattgacatgattgattcctatataggttaaagaattacttcattaggcagcctttaacctagataggaatcaatcatgccgatccgattgattgttgcggagtctggtgTAAGCCTCCTGTTTATAGTGTTAGTATTAAGGATATCTCCTTCGACTCTGATGAATGTGCGATTTTACTTAGGACGTCATCTACGTCCCACATACGTCATAAAACAGACTATGAACGATTAACGACGAAAAATAGTGGTATACTAACCTTCATAAACAAGCAGTATTAGGCCAAGATATCCCAATTGCACAATCGTTTCTTCCATATTAGTAGACAGCCATTTTGCACCAGGCGTACCCCAGGCAATGCCGACTAAAACCTGTCCTAAAAGACCGCAGTAAAGAAGTCGATCAAGTGCGGCATTAATGACGTTAAGCAGCAGCAGAAATGAAGTCTGGATAAGAATGGTCACTATCCCAGGCTCATGGTATGGCAAGGAGGGTGCATCTTCAGGGTGGCTAGCGGCCATCTTGAGATGAAATGTGTGGAGTCGGGAAGTATGTCAGGTCGTCGATGAGCAGGAAGACGGCTCTTTATGTTTATTAGCCAAGGCCTTGGCATGGATCTCAGCTTCCGACCCACATCACAAGCCAGCTCAGCAAGCTTGGCGCGTCGCCTTCCCCGACTAACTCAGGAGCTCTGATATCCGCTTCGTCTAGGACGAAGAATTTAGCATCAGCTTAAGTTTTAGAGGTCCATCTTGATAATCTATCTTATTATCGAGACTAATGAGGCTCTGCTAGAGAACTGTGATGGGCTAGAGCCTAGTTGGTGAATCCTCGATGATATCTCGGTCCGAACGACGCTTAGACCATCCGCACAGTCCATAGGCAGAAGGTTGTTCCGAGCCGCTCTCCGAATAATCTTTAGCACGAGATAGCTTGTAATTCTCTTCCCCATCGAATACAACTCCAGTATACCTGTGCGATTGCTCCCTGAGCGTAGCCCCTTACAAGAACTTCGAAAATTACCGACGTGACCAAAACCACTTTGTGTCTGAGCGTGATGTCACTGTCATGACTCTGATTGGCTATAAAATTCTCACTAGTTAGTCCTTAGTAGATAGCACTTGGCGTTATCAAACAGTGAAACATCATGCTAGAGATGTAAGGAGTATTGGAACAGGCACTGAGATATAGGTATCGGCTTGTATTGAGACGAATCCTTGAGGAGCAATCAAGGATTCAGTGAGATGCGATATACAAATATGGTACGTGACTGTGGCTGGCTCGGGCCGATGGGTCTCCGAAGGGGTCCCTGAGGCTGGAGTATCGTGACAAGAGAGGCTAGAAAGCACAGCCACCTTTTCTTACGTTAATCTACTGCCAAGATCATTACGTAATATTCAATACCAGCTTATCGCCCAATGCGGGTCTTGGTTTCTCCTGCTCGCTAAAGTTCCATGTATCGGCTAGGGTGGCAACGTCGCAAAATCCTACTTTCTGCGGCAGCCACAGGGGTAATCAGAGCTGGTTGACGCTATAGCTAGATTGAGTACATAACACTAGACATATCTATCGGATTTGGAGCTGCAATTGGGTACAGTGTGGTACTGGAGACTGAGGGGCCTTCAACAACCAAAAAGGATGTCCTTTGTTGATGAGCTGTAAAGAATACCGTAGGGCTAGTAAATTTTTCTCCGAAATCACTAGGGACATTCTAGAGAAGCTCTTTCATATTATTGCTGCAAGCAAAGTTAAGAAGTCGACGTTGCTGTATTGTGAATGTAACTTGAGTTCGAAGTACCTATAATCTGTCTCGCTTCGTTGTGTCTCGCTTCGCAGTAAGTGACATTAGGTGAGTAGGTAAGTAGTGGAAGTGAGGCTTTAGATGGTAGAAGGTGTTGTGTAAGTACAATAAATGAATGTATATGATGAGATttattggaacaaggtccctctagtagtatgactactgtggataaccgagtgagagggacaaggcggggtggctgcaacgtattgtattgactatcgtGTTGAGTGTCCCAGACTTttgctgttgtggtgggtgctattgcccaccgggcagtgcctgccgcaccagcatatcatgtgacgctcaagcaccttctaccctggactgaacccagatattctcaacaagATTAGAAATTGATTGGGAATATGTCATGTGCATTTAATATTCGTAAAGTAATGACAGTGACGAGAGCTGGATTCGTAATTTAATATGCATAGAACTATGCGCGATAATATTTACATGAAAAGCACTCATGAAGCCTCTGATCACATGATTCAGCGTCCGTCCAAATATTTACACCTGAAATTGACTTGTTCATCGCATACTGACAAGCCCACACAACGCCTACCACCCCGcaccacacacacacacactcACGCAAAACCAAAGAACTTCATATCGTCGTCCCCGCGAATATTAACAGAATGTCCAACATTCGCCGCAAAAATGCCCTGCACACTAGGACCCCAGACAGTCTTGGTGTAGCCGGCTTGCGGCGTGTTAGTCTGAGTGCTCTGCGGCTTGTTGTAGTCATAGCCGAAGACGCCAGCCCACTCCTTCATCGTCTCCTGGTAGTTCTGGGGACGGAGCGTCGTGTCGACGCCGCCGTGGTAGACTTGCATCCTGGTGCGCGTTCCGGAGAAGCCAGGGTACATGTTCTTCACGACTTGCGCCCAGGCCTGGGGGGTGGCGGTAGAGGTACCCTGTGCACATGTGCTGTTCCAGGCGGCAACGCCTCCCGAGGACGACACGAAACAACCGGCTGCAACACCCGAGTAGACGATACCGGCCTTGAAAAGGTCGGGGTAGGTGGCTGCGAGGACGTTCTAGATTATGGTCAGTATTCATGCAGAGCTAAAACAATGGACAAGTGGGTAAGCGTACGGTCATCATGGCACCACTGCTGGAACCGGTGACGAAGATCTTGGAAGTATCGGCCTTGTAGTTCTTGATTGTCCACTTGACCATGTTGGCAATGGAGTTTGAGTCGCCACCACCTTCGTGGGTGAGCGACTTCTTGCTGCTTACATCCCAGCAAGACTGGGGCGCAGTTGGGTAGATGACGATGAAGCCGTACTGTTCAGCCAATGTCTTGTATGGGCTCCCCGTGTAGTATGCTTGCCCAGTGCCACCGCAGTAGTGAACGGCAGCGATGACTCCAGGTGAGGCAGCTAATTTCTTGGGCACATAGATTTGGAATGTTGCCTTTGTGGGGGCAGTGAAGTCGGTGACTGTTGAGAGGGTGCCAGGGGTGACGGCGCGCTTGCCCAGAGTGGCGGCTGAAGCGACGGACAGGAAGCTCGTGATGAGAGTTTGGAGACGCATGTTGTCGACTAGTGAGGTTGGTGACAATGGTAAAAGAGCTTAAATGAGCGAGGGCATGTCACCCTCTTATAAGCATCATGATCAGCCGGCATGCATGGGGCGGATCAGAGGAGGTTGTGCATTGTCGAAGTATTTCCGAGCAAGTTGGCCGAGAGAGAGTATCCAGCAATCAGCTTGAGCGGGTACCCAACACACGTTTCTCGATTAAAGTGTTGCTACCCCACATTGTCGGCTCCACACGTAAATGAAAGGACCTGATTGCAATTCATCGCCGAGTCTTTTCAAGAAATAGCTTAGCGGGTGGCATCAGAGTAAATTAAAAGCTTGTTTGTTTTGATCCTAGCTCGGCAGTCGTAGCGCGCGAGGTTGTTTCAGTCTTCTCCAGACCCTAGACCTTTACCATGTCTTTAGCCGACCGGAGAAACTCTTCAAAGTGCTCCGATAGACAGAAAGCACCAATACAGGATGAGTAGAAAAGGAGACTGGCTCGTCATGAGTTTTGCGGAGGCGGTGAGGCTGAAATGGAATGCTAGAGGGTATATGGTAACGGTCAAAGCGCATAAGTCGACAGTAATTTGCGCGACGATGGGCCGAGTTGGCTTAGATGAGAAGCACCGATACTGCCATGTTGGTAGCTTATCGTAAGCGGCCGAACTGACAGTGGGTACTGGTACGCAGTTTGGTGAGCAAGCTTACTTGCTGCGGCGTTTATAGGGCTCGTTCGCTCGGCATTGCCAATTTTGTGCTCGGATGTTTAACCTTCATCGTCCGGTCCAGATGCCATCTCCTCGTCCCAGGCCAGCAAAGGTAAGCCCCCCCATGACACCGCCACCGCTGCCGCTGCCTAGGTTCTTCCCCTCATTAACTGGCCTCTTCGCTACTCTGCCCTGCGCCTTGACTGCCTGAATGACTTTGTCGAGCTGTGTCTCTACGACGACGCCGCCCACAATCATCTCGCCCAACGTGGCGTGCAACGTCTCAAAGTTGAAGATTAGATCTAGTTCGCATACGTTTTCGAAAAAGCCGTCAAGGGCCTGGACAAAGACCTGGATCAAGTCGAGCAGGGCGAGGGGCGATTCTGTCGAGGTGGAAATGACGATGAAGTAGAGGGTTGCGTAATGGCGGTAAGTCACCAG encodes:
- a CDS encoding Na+-H+ exchanger family protein, which codes for MMDDVVGLVMVQVISNLGGESFNWVVIGRPILVSIAFAIFVPVLCLLALKPTTLLLNRYREAHPMAWFDNFLCKAQTAFVLHTALLVGLVAGATYAGTSNLFAAYIAGATISWWDSELPHPNIDRTISSGPVVHRKKKTPPAGTSEISSNKPSGSGDMQNRRATSSTETTVEASDASRTSNEDQDTSGRAIYQRYYHHAVAKILQPLFFASVGFSIPITRMFRGAIVWKGIVYTMLMVLAKLVCGLWLVRFSIGSGNGKLNRVMKSLKLPSIPHFWGHSSPGPAQTRPGNSTEMSSSNTSNHETRSCPNPPKPFSLHPPLILALAMCARGEIGFLISGVAESNGIFLSANDASPDSSDIFLVVTWAIVLCTIIGPLGVGLSVRRVKTLQKRRDIQQEGTGKDVLGVWGVE
- a CDS encoding APS2, Clathrin adaptor complex, small subunit, which translates into the protein MINAVLVFNNAGQPRLTKFYTQLETSVQQRLISEIFTLVANRPNSACNFLPLPPLLASSSKSSTPTTPHNDTPSLVTYRHYATLYFIVISTSTESPLALLDLIQVFVQALDGFFENVCELDLIFNFETLHATLGEMIVGGVVVETQLDKVIQAVKAQGRVAKRPVNEGKNLGSGSGGGVMGGLTFAGLGRGDGIWTGR